TGTTCGGGGATTGTTTGAGTGTCCCGTAACGGGGCTTATCTTTAACGCGGACTTAGTTGGAGCGTTTAATATCTTAAAGAAGGTGGCAAAAACCATAACCCCGAACTTGGGCGGTCTTTACGCTCAGAGGAGGGGTAACTGGCCTAAGACCGGGCCAGAGGGGTTAAAAACCCGTTTTAGTTTGGGTTTTAATGAAGCCCCTCAAACCTTCCCGAGTTTGGCGAGGGGTTAAACCGTTGGAACCCTCACCTTTCAATGCAGGGAAGAGGTCAGTCCTAAATAATTTGCTCAGAAGTAAACTAAGCTCGGGAGGATCTTCCATGATACTCGGAATCCACGACGGCCACGACGCAGGAGCGGTTCTCATAGACGGCGGCAAAATTTTCGCTGTGAACGAGGAGCGCTTAAACAGGGTGAAGAAGTACCGCGGCTTCCCTGGGCTGAGTATGAAAAAGGTAATGGAAATGGCAAATGCCTCACCAGAGGATGTTGAAATCATCGCCATCGCTGGCGTCTTTAGAAAGCTCTCCCGTCTTAAAGAGCTCGAGGCTAACCTGAGAGCAGTTTTTGGAGATGACTTCAAGAGGAAGGTTCTCTTTGTCGAGCACCACCTAGCTCACTCCGCTTCCGCTTATTACACCTCGGGCTGGCGAAATGCCCTCGCGGTGAGCATAGACGCAGCAGGTGACGGGCTGAGTTCATCGATCTACGTGGCAAGAGACGGCGAAATGGTTAGAATAGCACAGAGCACTTACATCGACTCCCTTGGCGACTTCTACGCTTCTATAACAGAACTCCTCGGATTCAAGCCGATGCACCACGAGGGCAAGGTGATGAGTTTAGCCGCATACGGGAGGCCAAGCTACGATTTGAGCGGTATACTCGAGTTGAACGGGTTGACCTTCGACAACCATCTCGGGGTTATTGGCGTTGAGGCCACGAGAAAGTTAGCGGAGTTCTTTGGATATCCTCTTCCTAGGACTAAAGAGATAGCAAACCAGATGAAAAGGGGAGGCTTCAACGGCGAACTTCAAAAGAAAGCCATCGAGATAGCCGCCAGTGCACAGGCCCACCTTGAAAAGCTCATTAAGGAGCTGGGCCTCGAACTGAAGGACCATGGTCTTCCAGTGGCATATGCCGGTGGAGTGGCCCAGAACGTCAAGGCCAACGCAACCCTAAGGCACCTCCTTGGGGACGAGAACCTCTGGGTCTTTCCAGCCATGGATGACGGTGGACTGGCCTTCGGTGCGGCGGTTTTCGTTTGGGCACAGATGAAGAGGCTGGATGGAAAGTGGGAGCCATTCAAGCTGGAGCACGTTTATCTAGGACCTGCCTATGGGAAGGATGAAGTGGAAGAGTTTCTGAGAAGAAAAGGGCTTGAGTATGAGGAGGTTGATGTTCCTTCCTTCATTGCGGACGCCCTCACAGAGGGAAAACTCGTCGGTTTCTTCCGGGGGGCGATGGAGTTCGGCCCAAGGGCACTGGGCAACCGTTCGATTCTGGCAGACCCGCGCGATAGCAACATAAGAGAG
The DNA window shown above is from Thermococcus sp. and carries:
- a CDS encoding carbamoyltransferase produces the protein MILGIHDGHDAGAVLIDGGKIFAVNEERLNRVKKYRGFPGLSMKKVMEMANASPEDVEIIAIAGVFRKLSRLKELEANLRAVFGDDFKRKVLFVEHHLAHSASAYYTSGWRNALAVSIDAAGDGLSSSIYVARDGEMVRIAQSTYIDSLGDFYASITELLGFKPMHHEGKVMSLAAYGRPSYDLSGILELNGLTFDNHLGVIGVEATRKLAEFFGYPLPRTKEIANQMKRGGFNGELQKKAIEIAASAQAHLEKLIKELGLELKDHGLPVAYAGGVAQNVKANATLRHLLGDENLWVFPAMDDGGLAFGAAVFVWAQMKRLDGKWEPFKLEHVYLGPAYGKDEVEEFLRRKGLEYEEVDVPSFIADALTEGKLVGFFRGAMEFGPRALGNRSILADPRDSNIRERLNVALRRDVFQPFAPSILWEKAGEYLKDLNGNPNEFMTMGYTASRKFKQEAPAVIHIDNTTRPQAVRRKTNPMYYSIIKEFNKKTGLGAVLNTSFNIHGEPIVCSPEDALKTFMKAELDVLVIEGYAVFQ